The following proteins are encoded in a genomic region of Clostridium kluyveri:
- a CDS encoding DNA cytosine methyltransferase has product MPFRLGELFCGPGGIAWGAMHADIGNPEFIITHQWANDYDADTCETYRKNICPDAPETVYHEDIRKFDMSKLAPIDALAFGFPCNDYSVVGEQKGMDGVYGPLYSYGVKALRHFRPQWFLAENVGGLRNANDGRAFTKILTELRKSGYTITPHLYKFEEYGVPQTRHRLIIVGIRNDIDVEYRVPSAAPYADADNTCRTAIEVPPIPEDSYNNERTRHSEIVIRRLQHILPGQNAFTADLPENLRLNITGAKISQIYKRLDPNKPSYTVTGSGGGGTHIYHWDEARALTNRERARLQTFPDTYRFIGSKESVRKQIGMAVPCRGAKIIFESILKSFAGIPYESVEPNIDE; this is encoded by the coding sequence ATGCCATTTAGATTAGGTGAATTATTCTGCGGACCGGGTGGAATAGCTTGGGGGGCAATGCACGCCGATATTGGAAATCCAGAATTTATAATTACACATCAATGGGCAAATGATTATGATGCAGATACTTGTGAAACATATCGTAAAAATATTTGCCCAGATGCACCGGAGACTGTTTACCATGAAGATATTCGAAAATTTGATATGTCAAAGCTTGCTCCCATTGATGCTTTAGCGTTCGGATTTCCGTGCAACGATTATAGTGTTGTAGGTGAACAGAAAGGAATGGATGGAGTATATGGCCCGTTGTATTCATATGGTGTTAAGGCGCTGAGGCATTTTAGACCACAGTGGTTCCTGGCAGAAAATGTAGGAGGACTTAGGAACGCAAATGATGGCAGGGCATTTACGAAAATTCTAACGGAGCTGCGTAAATCAGGTTATACCATAACACCGCATTTATACAAATTTGAAGAGTACGGAGTTCCGCAGACGAGGCACAGGCTGATTATTGTAGGAATTAGAAATGATATTGATGTTGAATACAGAGTTCCGTCTGCAGCACCGTATGCAGATGCTGACAATACTTGCAGAACAGCAATTGAAGTCCCTCCTATTCCTGAAGATTCATATAATAATGAGAGGACGAGGCATTCAGAGATTGTTATCAGAAGACTGCAGCACATTCTTCCAGGACAGAACGCTTTTACAGCTGATTTACCTGAAAATCTGAGACTTAATATAACGGGTGCAAAAATCAGCCAAATTTACAAACGGCTTGACCCCAATAAACCATCCTACACGGTAACCGGAAGCGGCGGTGGCGGAACCCATATATATCATTGGGATGAAGCACGTGCATTAACAAACAGAGAACGAGCAAGACTGCAGACTTTTCCTGATACCTATAGATTTATTGGAAGCAAGGAAAGTGTCAGAAAGCAAATTGGTATGGCTGTTCCGTGCAGAGGGGCAAAAATTATCTTTGAATCTATTCTAAAAAGTTTTGCAGGGATTCCCTATGAATCAGTAGAACCTAACATTGATGAATAA
- a CDS encoding helix-turn-helix domain-containing protein, with product MPDIGQLIKNKRKAAGLSQKKLGNACGLSDSEIMKIENGVRKKPNWENLCKIAQALEFHPFELLLAAGYISENDIHPSTQLRGLEKLSDKDMEYLQLLIDFMISRKSTDGISEGGL from the coding sequence ATGCCCGATATAGGCCAACTGATAAAAAATAAAAGAAAAGCTGCAGGGTTGTCTCAGAAAAAATTAGGAAATGCCTGTGGATTAAGCGACAGCGAAATAATGAAAATTGAGAATGGGGTTCGTAAGAAACCGAACTGGGAGAATCTGTGCAAGATTGCTCAAGCACTTGAATTCCATCCATTTGAACTGCTTTTAGCAGCAGGATATATTTCCGAAAATGATATCCATCCGAGTACACAACTTCGTGGTCTGGAGAAATTGAGCGATAAAGACATGGAATATTTGCAGCTGCTTATAGACTTCATGATATCAAGAAAAAGCACCGATGGAATTTCAGAAGGAGGGCTGTAG
- a CDS encoding recombinase family protein, producing the protein MPENSKIHFIPAVLKREKRVAIYARVSTSDAEQLKSLATQVSAFTRLVASTPQWLLVDVYMDTAPGKAGTARKEFTRMIEDCKAHKIEIILTKNISRFGRDTVEILEALNQLKVLGVRVIFEQEDLDTANTDIDLMISIIESLAQAENESRSENIKWGIKQRAANGSSKLYDRKCYGYKHNTDGGLIIDDAEAKNVRLIFDLYLHGKSVIGIVKELKQLGINSPTGKDQWCKRTIDVMLSNEKYIGAVRLLDSGKHEVQYVSENNNPAIVSKEMFQAVQIEKSRRSNVIKGEYGKQRKDKKYSSKNKEK; encoded by the coding sequence GTGCCAGAAAATTCAAAAATACATTTTATACCTGCTGTACTAAAGCGAGAAAAACGGGTCGCTATTTATGCTAGGGTAAGTACAAGCGATGCGGAGCAATTAAAAAGCCTTGCTACACAAGTATCTGCGTTTACAAGATTAGTGGCATCTACACCTCAATGGCTATTGGTTGATGTTTACATGGATACAGCGCCTGGTAAAGCTGGCACAGCAAGAAAAGAATTCACTCGTATGATTGAAGACTGCAAGGCTCATAAAATAGAAATTATTCTTACAAAGAACATCAGTAGATTCGGGCGGGATACCGTTGAGATATTGGAGGCTTTAAATCAGCTAAAGGTTCTCGGTGTTCGTGTAATATTTGAGCAAGAAGATTTGGATACAGCAAATACGGACATTGATTTGATGATTTCTATAATAGAATCGCTTGCTCAAGCAGAGAATGAATCCAGAAGTGAGAATATAAAATGGGGCATCAAGCAGCGAGCCGCTAATGGCAGTTCAAAACTGTATGATCGAAAGTGCTATGGGTATAAGCACAATACTGACGGCGGCCTTATTATTGATGATGCCGAAGCTAAAAATGTAAGGCTGATTTTTGATCTTTACCTTCATGGCAAAAGTGTTATAGGCATTGTTAAAGAATTGAAGCAACTTGGAATTAATTCCCCTACAGGAAAAGATCAATGGTGTAAACGTACCATTGACGTGATGCTGAGCAACGAGAAATATATTGGTGCAGTTCGGCTCTTAGATTCCGGCAAACATGAAGTGCAGTATGTTTCAGAAAATAATAATCCGGCAATCGTATCAAAAGAAATGTTCCAAGCAGTGCAGATCGAAAAGTCTCGCCGGAGTAATGTGATTAAAGGTGAATATGGTAAACAGCGTAAAGATAAGAAGTACAGTTCCAAGAACAAGGAGAAGTAA
- the rlmD gene encoding 23S rRNA (uracil(1939)-C(5))-methyltransferase RlmD, translated as MRKGNEYEFYIEKLKFPYIGVAQKDGTTVFIKNTLPGQKIKARISRKKKNYLEAKVTEIIENVKYAEKVSCPHFSLCGGCVSQFIPYDKQIELKEQQVLDLFHSADIKDFKFLGIEKSPEEFEYRNKMEFSFGDEEKDGELTLGMHVQGRGFSIVNVDECKIVDEDFTLVLDKVVKYFRKMKLPYYRVRSHNGYLRNLVIRKGKNTGELLINIVTTSQIEFDFGEITEILKGLEYKGKLSGIVHTINDSLSDVVQVDKLEVLYGRDYIMEEVLGLKFKISPKTFFQTNSKGAEKLYGIVKAFLGDVSSKTVFDLYCGTGTISQIVASSARKVIGVELVEEAVKSANENACLNKIENCKFIAGDVAKVVKTLRDKPDLIILDPPRPGIHPKALRQIVDFNVNEIIYVSCNPKTLVEDLKVLIEGGYKVDKVKLMDMFPHTPHVETVVLMSRVEK; from the coding sequence TTGAGAAAGGGTAATGAATATGAATTTTATATAGAAAAGCTTAAATTTCCATATATAGGAGTGGCACAAAAAGATGGAACAACTGTATTTATAAAGAACACTCTTCCGGGTCAAAAAATAAAAGCTAGGATTAGTAGAAAAAAGAAAAACTACCTGGAAGCTAAAGTAACAGAAATAATTGAAAACGTAAAATATGCAGAAAAGGTATCATGCCCACACTTCTCCCTTTGTGGTGGCTGTGTTTCTCAATTTATACCCTATGATAAACAAATTGAGCTAAAAGAACAGCAGGTTTTGGATTTGTTTCATTCTGCAGATATTAAGGACTTTAAATTTTTAGGAATAGAAAAAAGTCCTGAAGAATTTGAATACAGGAATAAGATGGAGTTTTCCTTTGGTGATGAGGAAAAAGACGGTGAGCTTACACTTGGAATGCATGTGCAGGGAAGAGGATTTAGCATTGTAAATGTGGATGAATGTAAAATAGTTGATGAGGATTTCACATTGGTGTTAGATAAAGTTGTAAAATATTTTAGAAAAATGAAATTACCTTATTATAGAGTGAGAAGTCACAATGGATATTTAAGAAATCTAGTAATTAGAAAGGGAAAAAATACAGGAGAACTTCTGATAAATATTGTGACTACCTCTCAGATTGAATTTGATTTTGGTGAAATCACTGAAATTCTAAAGGGTTTAGAATATAAAGGTAAGTTATCAGGTATAGTCCATACTATAAATGACAGTCTATCGGATGTAGTTCAGGTAGATAAACTGGAAGTTTTATATGGCAGAGATTATATTATGGAAGAAGTTCTAGGCTTGAAATTTAAAATATCGCCTAAAACCTTTTTTCAAACTAATTCCAAGGGAGCAGAAAAGTTATATGGTATAGTTAAAGCGTTTTTAGGGGATGTATCCTCAAAGACAGTTTTCGATTTATACTGCGGCACCGGAACTATATCACAGATAGTGGCCTCTAGTGCAAGAAAAGTAATAGGAGTGGAACTTGTAGAGGAAGCAGTGAAATCTGCAAATGAAAATGCCTGTTTAAACAAAATAGAAAACTGCAAATTTATAGCTGGAGATGTGGCAAAGGTAGTAAAAACGCTGAGGGATAAACCGGATTTAATAATACTGGATCCACCAAGACCTGGAATCCATCCTAAAGCATTGAGACAAATTGTTGATTTTAATGTAAATGAAATAATCTATGTATCCTGTAACCCTAAAACCTTAGTTGAAGATTTAAAGGTTTTGATAGAGGGAGGTTACAAGGTAGATAAAGTAAAGCTTATGGATATGTTTCCGCATACGCCTCACGTTGAAACGGTAGTATTGATGTCAAGGGTTGAGAAATAA
- a CDS encoding LTA synthase family protein, with amino-acid sequence MNKFNFSLLDFIDIIFFIVIVTIKILIYGSHIETGYISSAKLFIPVIASVLIFTSIACIFKNKGRARFLYLCNVIISISIISNSIYFRYFKDLISIPVLISGFQLNAVKSSVINLINFKDFLYLFDILFIIPFINKYAAKGNQKLSLNSRSSISSILLILGLLMNYRSFYNLSKEQPRLLSTMYNKVYISRKLGILNYHCLDICNTIYANINKLVPVSKEKLDEIHNFLVLNRSSHENLKGIAKNKNLMMIQVEALQSFVINSSINGQEITPNLNRWIKRSEYFDNFYYQTAAGGTSDAEFMTNTSLYPASAGAAYFLYSGNYYNAMPKNFKNKGYSTAAFHGFRESFWNRNIMYQKFGFDTFYGESSYKQDDSIGLGLSDKSFLTQSLDKLSKMQSPYYAFLITLTSHFPFDDVSKYGDFDTGDFKDTLIGNYIKAIHYTDKQLGIFLDELDKEGILKNSVVILYGDHHAIPKDKQLQLFKYLNKSSHSDVEWEKLQKVPMFIHFPDESIKGVNSVYAGQMDIYPTVCNLFDLPEKEMLGKDLFNAENQSVIFRNGSFINKNYYYSSQDDAYYDINTDSKTSKNDILKTEKENVLNQLEYSDYILKHNLIKKLDSYENK; translated from the coding sequence ATGAATAAATTTAATTTTTCTCTTTTAGACTTTATAGATATAATTTTTTTTATAGTTATTGTAACAATTAAAATTTTAATATATGGAAGCCATATAGAAACCGGATACATATCTTCCGCCAAACTTTTCATTCCAGTTATTGCTTCCGTGCTAATTTTTACTTCCATAGCCTGTATTTTTAAAAATAAAGGGCGTGCCAGATTTTTATATCTATGTAATGTTATAATAAGTATTTCTATAATTAGTAATTCTATTTATTTTAGATATTTCAAAGATCTTATATCTATACCTGTGTTGATAAGTGGATTCCAATTAAATGCAGTAAAATCCAGCGTAATTAACTTAATTAATTTTAAGGATTTTTTATATCTTTTTGATATTTTATTTATAATTCCTTTTATCAATAAATATGCGGCCAAAGGCAACCAGAAACTTTCCTTAAACTCTAGGTCGTCAATATCTTCAATATTACTCATATTAGGACTTTTAATGAATTATAGGAGTTTTTATAATTTATCTAAAGAACAACCTAGACTTTTAAGTACTATGTATAATAAGGTGTATATATCGAGAAAATTAGGTATACTGAATTATCACTGTCTGGATATTTGTAACACCATTTATGCAAATATAAATAAACTGGTTCCCGTTTCCAAAGAAAAATTAGATGAAATACATAACTTCTTGGTATTAAATAGATCCAGTCATGAAAATTTAAAGGGTATTGCTAAAAATAAAAACCTAATGATGATTCAAGTAGAAGCCCTGCAGAGCTTTGTTATAAATAGTTCTATTAATGGTCAGGAAATAACTCCAAATTTGAATAGGTGGATAAAAAGGTCTGAATACTTCGATAACTTCTACTATCAAACAGCCGCTGGCGGAACTTCTGATGCAGAGTTTATGACAAATACCTCATTGTATCCTGCTTCAGCAGGGGCAGCTTATTTTCTTTACTCTGGCAACTATTATAATGCAATGCCTAAAAATTTTAAGAATAAAGGCTATTCTACCGCTGCCTTCCATGGATTTAGAGAAAGTTTCTGGAATAGAAATATAATGTATCAAAAATTTGGTTTTGACACCTTTTATGGTGAAAGCAGCTATAAGCAGGATGACTCCATAGGACTTGGGTTAAGTGATAAATCCTTTCTTACCCAGTCTTTAGATAAGCTAAGCAAAATGCAATCTCCCTACTATGCCTTTTTAATAACACTTACAAGTCATTTTCCCTTTGACGATGTAAGCAAGTATGGAGATTTTGATACGGGTGACTTTAAGGATACCCTTATAGGTAATTATATAAAGGCTATACATTACACAGATAAACAGCTTGGAATATTTCTTGATGAATTAGATAAAGAAGGCATATTGAAAAATTCTGTAGTAATATTGTATGGGGATCACCATGCAATACCCAAAGACAAACAATTGCAGCTTTTTAAATACTTAAATAAAAGTTCTCACTCTGATGTGGAATGGGAGAAACTCCAAAAAGTTCCTATGTTTATCCACTTTCCTGATGAATCCATAAAAGGTGTAAACTCTGTTTATGCAGGACAAATGGACATATATCCTACTGTATGCAATTTATTTGACTTACCTGAGAAAGAAATGCTGGGAAAAGATCTATTCAACGCTGAAAATCAAAGTGTTATATTTAGAAATGGATCTTTTATAAATAAAAATTATTACTATTCCTCTCAAGATGATGCATATTATGATATAAATACAGACAGCAAAACCTCAAAAAATGATATACTTAAAACAGAAAAAGAAAATGTATTAAATCAATTAGAGTATTCAGATTATATATTGAAGCATAATTTAATTAAAAAATTAGATTCCTATGAAAATAAATAA
- a CDS encoding TatD family hydrolase: MFVDAHNHLDFYEDSLNLNKALNIIDCDNIKTLGCSMNLESYLFTKNLSISHQNVIPCFGIHPWEAHENYRNLDTFDEYIKECRVIGEIGLDYHWILESDKFPYMNRVFEYFSDKASKYNKITNIHTKGAESEVLQTIKKYNLRTPIIHWYSGDLDTLKRLLDYGCYFTISIDIGHSSLTNEIVKLLPLDRIFTETDGPTALKNNKYIYPNEVKNIIKWISFIKNTPYEEIKAQVWNNFNTLFGN, translated from the coding sequence ATGTTTGTTGATGCACATAACCATTTAGACTTTTATGAGGACAGTTTGAATTTAAATAAGGCGTTGAACATAATAGACTGTGATAATATTAAAACGCTGGGTTGTTCCATGAATCTGGAAAGTTACCTTTTCACTAAAAATTTAAGTATATCCCACCAAAACGTAATCCCCTGTTTTGGAATTCACCCCTGGGAAGCTCATGAAAACTACAGAAACCTAGATACCTTTGATGAATATATAAAAGAGTGCAGGGTCATTGGTGAAATAGGTCTTGATTATCACTGGATTTTAGAAAGTGACAAATTTCCTTATATGAATAGAGTTTTTGAATACTTTTCAGATAAAGCTAGTAAATATAATAAAATTACCAACATACATACAAAAGGAGCTGAAAGTGAGGTACTACAGACTATAAAAAAATATAACTTAAGGACACCTATTATTCATTGGTACAGCGGAGATTTGGATACATTAAAAAGACTTTTAGATTACGGCTGCTATTTTACAATCAGTATTGATATAGGTCATTCCAGCCTTACCAATGAAATAGTAAAATTACTTCCTTTAGATAGAATTTTCACCGAAACTGATGGACCAACAGCTTTAAAAAATAATAAATATATATATCCAAATGAGGTAAAAAATATAATAAAATGGATTTCTTTTATAAAAAACACCCCTTATGAAGAAATCAAAGCACAAGTTTGGAATAATTTTAACACGCTGTTTGGCAACTAA